DNA sequence from the Podospora pseudocomata strain CBS 415.72m chromosome 2 map unlocalized CBS415.72m_2.2, whole genome shotgun sequence genome:
CCGCGAGGATAGCATGCTCTGGTTGATGCAGGTGCCCGAGGATGTTTGGGATGCAAGATACGTCAGGGGCAAGGATATTCACCACGGATTCAACCCCGAGGTCAAGAGCAAGCTGATGCGTGCTACCACTATGAGCAAGGGTGTCGTTCCCAAGAGTGTCTGGGACAGCTCGGTCTTGGGCGAGATTGGCCCCGGCAAGGGCGACAGAGCCATGTCTTCTGCCAGACCTACCGCACCCAACACCCCGCTCAACCTTGGAGGGTCTCAACAGCCTCGTATCAAGGTTGGCACTCCGGTCGCTGCCCAGGATAGGGCCAAGCGTGCCGTCAAGAAGAGAAGCTACGGTGACAGCAGCTTCGAAGGCTACGGCGAAGGCTTTCCAGACGATGACACAGGCGCTGCGTCAGGCTACTCTActggagagggtgatatGGCGTCTGGGAACAAGCGCAGAAAAAAGGTGCTTCTTCATGGCTGATCTCGAGCATCGGGGACATCTTTTACTGACACATGAACAGACCCATGGAGTCTCACAGGCCCATCCTCAAGCCCGGCAACCGGTCTATGGCGCTGGAACTTAGGAGTCTCCAGCTGCTGAGTCCAGCCAGCCGCCGCCCGAGCGTGTCACCAAGTCGCAGACTGCTACCAAAAAGCAAACTGCAAACGGTGGTGCCAAAGCACAGGGACGAGGACGCCGGCCACGTGCCGATTAGAAAAGCCACACCTACCAGTGTTCAGGGTGATACCTGGTGTACCGGTTGACGATGACCTTGGCTCGCCCGCGACGCATCATACAATGTTTTGCCTTGTCTTGCCTCTTTGCGCGGAGAGTTGACAACCGAGACGAAAAGACGGTCACAGCTTTTGGAGCCTTTTCTTTGCAACGAATGTGgtcggcagcaacagcgatTGGTATCGACCCGCGTACTTGAGACGCTAGCTGCATAGTTGATGAGTACGGCATCGATTTGATCAAAACATACCCATCAACTTGAATTTCCGGTATCCGTCAGTCTATACGGCCTTGTCTCAATCGCAATCAACGGATCCTTTCGCGTTTGTTGGATGGCTTTCGTTGTCGAGCAGAGGGCATTGGCTTTGTGGGTTCACCACAATCGTGGGCTAACATCGAGGGCATCATCGGGGGACACAAGAAACACTGATATTTTGCATTTTGCAAATTTGATTTTTCAGCAAGGCGTTGGGGTTTAAGGTTCTGTCTTTTTATTTTACATTTAATTTGATATTCCCCGGGGGAGGGAAcaacacaaaacaacaaacaaacaagctTTATACCGTTTGGGGGACCAGGGTTACTTGAGGCATTTCATCGTTCTTGACATTTGGCgaggtgggggcgggggaaaCGTTCACAAAGATCATACCAAGGACATGAGAAACATGATGAGAGGGTACATTGGCGGGCTTTGATTATTCTGACGCGCGCGAGGTTCTATATTAttgtttttctttgctgAGGGGCAGCAGGACAGGGGACCTACATGACCAACCGAGGACCGAGGCCGGGATCATAAGGAAACGGGTTTATGAAAAGGGGGTTTAGAGAGGGTTGACCGgctggcttcttctttttttatgAGAGGAATTTTGATATcgcagggggtggtgggtgagttTCCTGGTCTATATGGTctgtggttttggggttggtgaggttgctGCTTTTGTCTTCCGGGGGAAGGcaagatgatgtggtgggGAGTAGGgagagatggtggtgaggttaggtgatgatggggtgtgagaaggagggagtgGAAAAGCGATAATAAAGCAGCGTTTGCTATCTTATATCCTGTGTGCCGTGATGTGATTGTGATGTGCGTTGTTCCTCCCTCCAGATGGGCTGTTCAGTTTGATGAACCTTTTTGTTGCTACCAGGTATTGTCTAGAAAGCCACATTTGGTGCAATTGGATGGGTGGCCTTACGAATGTCCGTCAGGAtgtcccctttttctttctgcgGCTGCAGTTGATAGGTAGTCCTTGGTGATGACGGTTGTGGTCTACCCAGTTGCATGCGCGTCGGGAGAGATATTTATATTTCCTGCTGGccaggccggtggtgattcACACCATCCGAGTCATTAGTTGTTGAGCGATAGGCGTTTACGCCATCTGTTCGTGTTCTTACCGAGTACCAGTTGAGCACAACTCAGACGACCATGGTTTTAGTCACGCCTTCATTCAGCCACACCAAAGGTTACCACAACCCATGTCTAGGGTCGGGAGCCAACAAGTCCCGGttagggggggggagggcgtaGTCTTGCAGGTAAGATTACCATCACTCGTTCTCTGTCTTTTGTAGGTACCAACCAAAGATTACACATTACAACAAAATCTAATCCAaatcctcgccctcctcccccaaaacaaccctcctcgtcccatcctccctcacccaaccagccaccatctcccccacatcccccaccagcagctcatAATGCGGCGCCGTGTCAAAAAACAGTCCACAATGAGCCCCCACCTCGTCCACATCCCGCATGTAGACCTGAACCCAGCACTTGTCATCCCGTTCCCTAGGCAAAAGGCAGAATTTCCCGAGCCGTTTCTTCCCAcctgcttcttcatcatcttcttcttgttgatcCAAAGAGGAGGTTTTGTGGAGTTTATTCCTCTGCTGACGGTCCTGCTCCTTTTGGCGTAgtctctcttccttttctcggGCTTTCGCCTCGGCTTTGGCTTGCTTTTCCGCCTCTTTGGCTTTTTGGGCTCGgagcttttcttcttctttggaTTTTTGAGCAATGGCCTTCTCCCGGGCTTTTATGGCTCTGGACCGGGATTTGACCGCTTCTTCGTATGTCTTTTTGGTCTGCTTGTAAACCTTTTCTGCTTGTTTGCGGGTTTCTTTGTCGGGGAGGGAATCAAGATCCGGGGGGGTAGGTGGGGTTGGTTCAtctgggatgggggggagggtgtcatcttctggtggagatggtggtggctgggttggttCTGGTGGTGTCGGGGAGGAAGATTCCTCTTTTAGCGGTTCTTCCTCCAGGGGTTCTTCTTCAGGTATTGGTGTTGGGTCCAGGAACTGAAGAATCTCTGCAGCTCTGCCTGCCTCGCTGTGGTCTTCTATCGAAATCCTGGGGGTGGACACCCCTGATTGTATCGGTGACGAGGTTGACGGTTTGAGAAGGCCATTGTCGGGGGTGCCGGGTTTTCGTGGCTTCTTTGGGATGCCGGTGGAGACGGTGTAGTAGTTTACGAATCTGACTCTGGGGCCGAGTTCGGGGTGGGCTATGTCGTCAATGTCTTCTAGTTGACGGAGTCTTTTGTACCTGGTCTTTAGGCCGTTCCAATCGGCGAGGCAGCCGCCGAATTCAAGATGAGAGACGATgtggctggctgctgcttcaAAGAGGTTCTCTTGCTTGTGTTTTTGGGCAAAGTGGGCTATGTTCTTGATCCAGCCGCGATCGATGAAGGCGACGTCGTTGAAGAAGGTTGGGTTGTAGGTTGGGTCCGGTTCTGGGGCTGCAGGTGGAGATGGGAAGGGATATTGTCCGAGTGTAGGGGAAGGTGCCCCTGAGGGAGGCCGGATTTGCTCGTAGATTGAGGCATCGGGAGATAGACGacctgatggtgatggtgcaaTATCCCTGGGTATCACTGAGTCTGAAGATGGCCTATCCAGTGCTgtagggggtggaggtgagggcctgAAGAGACTGGCGATGCCGGATACAACGATACCAGGGTGAAGGCCCAGTAAGGGAGCGTCGAGAGAAATGCTCCCTAGGATCCGGTGACGGAAAGGAGGTCCTCCGCTTGGTGGTGCGTCATGTCTTGGCtagtgggggttgatgttagCTCAAGACCTTGCCTCAGTAGAACATATTCACAACAGCGGCCGCCCCCAATACAGACCGCCGTGGCTGCTTATTTTGTTATAGACAAACTTACCAACAAGACAATATCGGCAGCCAAAAGCCCTCCCATGGAATGCCCTACCAATACCACGTCGGTGGTGGGCGATTCATGAGGCATCAGCCACTTGCTGAAGTTCTCGCAGGCCACCTCGATAGACTTGTATGTCTTGTACCGGGGGTAGATCTTGGTGTGAATGACATGAGTCTCGGCCAGTGCCTCCTTGAGAAAAGCATGCACGTGTGCGGGAAACGAGCGGAATGACGAATCGTTGCCCATGAAGCCGTGGATGTAGATGACCAGCAACTTGCGCCTCcttggttggccatgctcctcCATACTCAACCCCGCCGTCGAGGACACCAATGACT
Encoded proteins:
- the ROX3 gene encoding RNA polymerase II holoenzyme/mediator subunit (COG:K; EggNog:ENOG503P38Z) produces the protein MSFHPQTPQSPSQFSPGTSDQNMSMSSSMTSITTALPTPAHSVNGSTLPTDASQDVVMGGDSPHKRKRAFDDLGDRQQKKVHSEGRKLGIDDLHLDVGEKYLLCRTPHPTPRPHVSEDLFELYGLGPLADSVARVLPNGEKNAIRKTYKGFIKKLGVQGHFDSVKQDPHREDSMLWLMQVPEDVWDARYVRGKDIHHGFNPEVKSKLMRATTMSKGVVPKSVWDSSVLGEIGPGKGDRAMSSARPTAPNTPLNLGGSQQPRIKVGTPVAAQDRAKRAVKKRSYGDSSFEGYGEGFPDDDTGAASGYSTGEGDMASGNKRRKKTHGVSQAHPQARQPVYGAGT
- a CDS encoding uncharacterized protein (COG:S; EggNog:ENOG503Q4MJ) gives rise to the protein MPSTTSSNLSPPPSVHSTLQLPGASDPYRLPTWPSGPGLVRDPRMSSTQSLVSSTAGLSMEEHGQPRRRKLLVIYIHGFMGNDSSFRSFPAHVHAFLKEALAETHVIHTKIYPRYKTYKSIEVACENFSKWLMPHESPTTDVVLVGHSMGGLLAADIVLLPRHDAPPSGGPPFRHRILGSISLDAPLLGLHPGIVVSGIASLFRPSPPPPTALDRPSSDSVIPRDIAPSPSGRLSPDASIYEQIRPPSGAPSPTLGQYPFPSPPAAPEPDPTYNPTFFNDVAFIDRGWIKNIAHFAQKHKQENLFEAAASHIVSHLEFGGCLADWNGLKTRYKRLRQLEDIDDIAHPELGPRVRFVNYYTVSTGIPKKPRKPGTPDNGLLKPSTSSPIQSGVSTPRISIEDHSEAGRAAEILQFLDPTPIPEEEPLEEEPLKEESSSPTPPEPTQPPPSPPEDDTLPPIPDEPTPPTPPDLDSLPDKETRKQAEKVYKQTKKTYEEAVKSRSRAIKAREKAIAQKSKEEEKLRAQKAKEAEKQAKAEAKAREKEERLRQKEQDRQQRNKLHKTSSLDQQEEDDEEAGGKKRLGKFCLLPRERDDKCWVQVYMRDVDEVGAHCGLFFDTAPHYELLVGDVGEMVAGWVREDGTRRVVLGEEGEDLD